Proteins encoded within one genomic window of Desulfonatronospira thiodismutans ASO3-1:
- a CDS encoding S41 family peptidase → MKKHLPWLFLLLFFFPADLAAKPLLEEIRQVLRQHLPDPPDEALLQSLSKDTLQDDLQSLDAYARYFAKGESVHQTALEAQYTGIGAEIFSRDEEILVSPYQDGPLARAGVTERSVLLEVNGIRVAGEELEKAAAMLQGPPGKMVDLKLRPLSGEDMVELRVKREAVRPLHVELLQPQDQAVLRIRDFAAGRTRASLRVSIDYLGAGSSPVFIDLRESTGGDLFEALDCAALFIEPGKSLGGLWTKKSGKTLVNSPPGEKLSGRIVVFTGPDTASAAEAFAAALKFHGKALLAGEPSYGKCSTQTRISLSDGSVLQMTNGYVLGPEETPCSPEGLQPDIKVAGSRLYDTAYLVREGLAALEAQDALPETRQQYTLQQLAEEDLLTVRALRAWDRLPSGYVSLVLNLVEHDMDLLGANQVQVRIWSDKARNSDDPDLARHAGELESLAEYMEKSSWR, encoded by the coding sequence ATGAAAAAACATCTACCCTGGCTTTTTCTGCTGCTGTTTTTTTTTCCGGCAGATCTTGCTGCGAAGCCTTTGCTGGAGGAAATACGCCAGGTTTTGCGTCAGCACCTGCCGGACCCGCCGGATGAGGCTTTGCTGCAGAGTCTGAGCAAAGACACTCTGCAGGATGATCTCCAGTCTCTGGATGCCTACGCCAGGTATTTTGCAAAAGGCGAGTCAGTACATCAGACTGCCCTGGAAGCGCAATATACAGGCATAGGGGCCGAGATTTTTTCCAGGGACGAAGAGATCCTGGTTTCACCCTATCAGGATGGTCCTCTGGCCAGAGCAGGAGTGACAGAGAGATCGGTACTTCTTGAAGTTAACGGAATCAGGGTAGCCGGAGAAGAGCTTGAAAAAGCAGCAGCCATGCTTCAGGGGCCTCCGGGAAAGATGGTTGACCTGAAGCTCAGGCCTTTATCCGGGGAGGACATGGTAGAGCTCCGGGTGAAAAGAGAGGCTGTCCGGCCTCTGCATGTGGAGCTTTTGCAGCCCCAGGATCAGGCCGTGCTGAGAATCCGGGATTTTGCAGCCGGGAGAACCAGGGCCTCTCTCAGGGTGAGTATCGATTATCTGGGGGCAGGCAGCAGCCCGGTTTTTATTGACCTGCGCGAATCCACGGGAGGAGACCTTTTCGAGGCCCTGGACTGCGCCGCTTTGTTTATTGAGCCCGGCAAGTCCCTGGGGGGCCTTTGGACGAAAAAATCCGGCAAGACACTGGTCAACTCGCCTCCCGGGGAGAAGCTCTCAGGGCGGATAGTTGTTTTTACAGGGCCGGATACAGCCAGCGCGGCAGAGGCTTTCGCCGCAGCACTTAAATTTCACGGCAAAGCACTCCTGGCAGGAGAGCCGTCCTATGGCAAGTGCAGCACCCAGACCCGGATTTCTCTGTCCGATGGTTCAGTTCTGCAGATGACCAACGGATATGTCCTGGGCCCTGAAGAAACCCCCTGTTCTCCTGAGGGACTGCAGCCGGACATTAAAGTAGCCGGCAGCAGGCTTTACGACACAGCTTATCTGGTCCGGGAGGGTCTGGCCGCTTTAGAAGCCCAGGACGCCCTGCCGGAAACCAGGCAGCAGTATACACTGCAACAGCTGGCTGAAGAAGACCTGCTCACGGTGCGGGCGCTGCGGGCCTGGGACAGGCTGCCGTCGGGTTATGTAAGTCTGGTGCTGAATCTTGTTGAGCACGATATGGACCTTCTGGGGGCCAACCAGGTTCAGGTACGGATCTGGTCAGATAAAGCCCGGAATTCGGATGATCCGGACCTGGCCCGGCATGCAGGAGAACTCGAGTCCCTGGCGGAATATATGGAAAAAAGTTCCTGGAGGTAA
- a CDS encoding YMGG-like glycine zipper-containing protein: protein MKGSRAIILLVFMAVILSGCITGSDQRRTKAEGTAVGAAAGGLAGYLIGDGRGALIGAAAGAGLGYLVGREVAKRKAEYATQEEFLEAEAARTAEYNETMREYNDRSRQELAALEEEVESLRQAYEEGAEEKDTLLARQAEVQKRIQENEELEEELKSELAIQTAIIEEERQSLPEDDPRIAALEKEVQELQANIAALGEGSAQLASIDERLSI, encoded by the coding sequence ATGAAAGGGTCCAGGGCGATTATATTGCTGGTTTTTATGGCCGTGATTCTGTCCGGATGTATAACCGGTTCTGATCAAAGGCGGACCAAGGCCGAGGGTACAGCCGTGGGTGCTGCAGCCGGAGGTCTGGCCGGATATCTAATCGGAGACGGCAGGGGGGCATTGATCGGGGCCGCGGCCGGAGCAGGCCTGGGGTATCTTGTGGGCCGGGAGGTGGCCAAGCGTAAGGCTGAGTACGCCACTCAGGAAGAGTTTCTGGAGGCTGAAGCCGCCCGGACAGCGGAATACAATGAAACCATGCGCGAGTACAACGATAGAAGCAGGCAGGAACTGGCGGCCCTGGAAGAAGAGGTGGAATCCCTGCGACAGGCCTATGAAGAAGGTGCAGAGGAGAAAGACACTCTGCTGGCCAGACAGGCAGAGGTTCAAAAACGTATCCAGGAAAATGAAGAACTCGAAGAAGAACTGAAAAGCGAGCTGGCCATCCAGACGGCCATCATAGAAGAGGAAAGGCAGAGCCTGCCCGAGGATGACCCCCGCATTGCCGCCCTGGAAAAGGAAGTGCAGGAACTGCAGGCCAATATCGCCGCCCTTGGCGAGGGCAGCGCCCAGCTGGCCAGCATAGATGAGAGGCTGTCCATATGA
- a CDS encoding SUMF1/EgtB/PvdO family nonheme iron enzyme yields MSVFFILLLFRAEAGMAAPPAGPDNPRPDEADIVLPMPGDSVMVFRKVQVPGQGYWGDEEQIIQMGDASGGIFEGLQRTQISGSFPADDGRGQAIYLAKYELTRGQFASVMGLDTLIEASADPDASQLAELEGRALQEAMMVPLSFVSYQDIQEFIRSYNQWLFDAEHPERLENIPEIDGIPGFIRLPSEEEWEFTVRGGLPAIEDGTFNDRLPFAMQRINEYAWHLGNASHRVRPIGLRQPCRLGFFDMLGNVQEMTAGFFRPEVWQGKPGGVSVRGGSVSTPVSDMRSSLRQELDVYAWNQDQERVQERRSFNTGARLAIGSNVVVNTRVRAAMEDEYQEYKDMVRKAMPVGRTMDNLVAQAAGQLGDVEPILGRLMEEHPHLSDDLHTVQEFMDQARQRLDMAQRESARSLAQDAARNGVNLSVYISRLVSLENSLEAARRLAEMSSRYLEQVSAVEQRIKELSSAQKEQFQAYTDKVGELGDYEQDYIDQALESMREQEPLPREKAVLQLLTTHVEDFSQHRRADREGWFKEYEEVFKEFDQ; encoded by the coding sequence GTGTCTGTTTTTTTCATCCTGCTTTTATTCCGGGCCGAGGCCGGCATGGCCGCACCCCCGGCCGGACCGGACAACCCCAGACCGGATGAGGCGGATATAGTCCTGCCCATGCCCGGCGATTCTGTAATGGTTTTTCGCAAGGTTCAGGTGCCTGGTCAGGGCTACTGGGGGGATGAGGAGCAGATCATCCAGATGGGCGATGCATCCGGCGGGATTTTCGAAGGCCTGCAGCGCACCCAGATCAGCGGATCATTTCCTGCTGATGATGGCCGGGGACAGGCAATTTATCTGGCCAAATATGAATTGACCAGGGGGCAGTTTGCTTCGGTCATGGGCCTGGATACCTTGATTGAGGCCAGTGCCGATCCGGATGCGTCCCAGCTGGCTGAACTGGAAGGCCGCGCCCTGCAGGAGGCCATGATGGTGCCGCTGTCTTTTGTCAGCTACCAGGATATCCAGGAGTTTATCCGCAGCTACAACCAGTGGCTTTTTGATGCAGAGCACCCCGAGCGCCTGGAAAATATACCGGAGATAGACGGTATACCAGGATTTATCCGGCTTCCCTCCGAGGAGGAGTGGGAGTTCACTGTGCGCGGGGGGCTGCCGGCCATTGAGGACGGTACCTTCAATGATCGCCTGCCTTTCGCCATGCAGAGGATCAATGAGTATGCCTGGCATCTGGGCAATGCCAGCCACAGGGTGCGGCCCATAGGCCTGCGCCAGCCATGCCGCCTGGGTTTTTTTGACATGCTGGGCAATGTCCAGGAAATGACCGCCGGTTTCTTCAGGCCCGAGGTGTGGCAGGGCAAGCCCGGCGGGGTGAGCGTTCGCGGCGGCAGCGTGTCCACGCCGGTGTCGGATATGCGCTCCTCCCTGCGTCAGGAGCTGGATGTCTACGCCTGGAACCAGGACCAGGAGCGGGTTCAGGAAAGGCGTTCCTTTAACACCGGGGCGCGCCTGGCCATTGGTTCCAATGTGGTGGTCAATACCAGGGTCAGAGCGGCCATGGAAGACGAATACCAGGAATACAAGGACATGGTGCGCAAGGCCATGCCCGTTGGCCGGACCATGGACAACCTGGTGGCCCAGGCCGCGGGGCAGCTGGGGGACGTGGAGCCCATCCTGGGCAGGCTCATGGAGGAGCACCCCCATTTGAGCGATGATCTGCATACAGTGCAGGAGTTCATGGACCAGGCCAGGCAGCGCCTGGACATGGCCCAGCGGGAAAGTGCACGCAGCCTGGCCCAGGATGCGGCCCGCAACGGGGTTAATCTGAGTGTCTACATTTCCCGCCTGGTAAGCCTGGAAAACAGCCTTGAGGCCGCCAGGCGGCTGGCGGAAATGTCCAGCAGATACCTGGAGCAGGTCAGTGCTGTGGAGCAGAGGATAAAAGAACTGAGTTCAGCCCAAAAAGAGCAGTTTCAGGCTTATACGGACAAGGTGGGCGAGCTTGGGGACTACGAACAGGACTACATAGACCAGGCCCTGGAAAGCATGCGCGAGCAGGAACCTCTGCCCCGGGAGAAGGCCGTGCTGCAGCTTTTGACCACTCATGTCGAGGATTTCAGCCAGCACCGCCGTGCAGACAGAGAAGGCTGGTTTAAAGAGTATGAAGAGGTCTTTAAGGAATTTGATCAATAA
- a CDS encoding ABC transporter permease has product MSSDKNYPLKVVPRLAASSLVHDRILTLCLIIALAAVIAPLLILLGLKHGTIETLRDRLVEDPVYREVRPAQIYEFSPEWFEQVGSWPGVEFIVPSVLPLSSIVHVEHPHTGRLEMFDLISSGPGDPLLLENGAPAPEDGQCVITHEAARVLGLEQGDVLEARVTRSRGGRREMAATGLEVAGVLPPRAGSLPRIYAPLSFVVDIEAYKEGYGVPTRGWEGDTPEPYLSYDGVLLLMPDPMDPIERTGLIINTGFAGINKAEHSQVTEKTAVPLPEEWTAYSLSTPGSPATMSWIRALRQKLRGKEHILLPYVSGVVLQDAAGREISPAGLSISRREALLLGVDYPPWGGFTGSAAPADRLTRVLLPEDFDSGLEMVFHGVLQLDIELQKAGTTDLQRLLVPAELMGVLRTASQRGVKLESESGEFAMVRGGFRGFRLYTESIDDVPGVYRKLQEEDMEVLAQVETIQRIQVLDAGLTRLYSLLALLGISGGTAVLLSSLYAAVERLRRDLGVLRLVGLGRRHVFFLPMVQGLMIAAAGLMLGFACYYTLAAMINHTFASELAPGERFCSLPLSYKGGIVFLTTCLALAGSLVAAWRATRIDPAEVIRDN; this is encoded by the coding sequence ATGTCGTCTGACAAAAATTACCCTCTCAAGGTCGTACCACGGCTGGCCGCATCCAGCCTGGTGCACGACCGTATTCTGACCCTGTGCCTGATTATAGCCCTGGCCGCGGTCATTGCACCGCTGCTTATTCTTCTGGGGCTAAAGCACGGCACCATTGAAACCCTGCGGGACAGACTGGTGGAAGACCCTGTGTACCGGGAAGTCCGGCCGGCCCAGATATATGAGTTTTCCCCGGAATGGTTTGAGCAGGTGGGCAGCTGGCCCGGGGTGGAGTTCATCGTTCCCTCGGTGCTGCCCCTGTCTTCCATAGTGCATGTGGAACATCCACACACCGGCAGGCTGGAAATGTTTGATCTTATATCCAGCGGTCCGGGAGATCCTCTGCTCCTGGAAAACGGTGCCCCGGCACCAGAAGACGGGCAGTGCGTGATTACCCATGAGGCCGCCCGGGTTCTCGGTCTTGAGCAGGGAGATGTCCTGGAGGCCAGGGTCACCCGGAGCCGGGGAGGCCGCAGGGAGATGGCGGCAACGGGCCTGGAGGTGGCTGGAGTATTGCCTCCCAGGGCCGGATCCCTGCCCCGGATTTATGCTCCATTATCCTTTGTAGTGGATATCGAAGCCTATAAAGAGGGTTACGGTGTACCAACGAGGGGTTGGGAAGGTGATACTCCAGAGCCTTACCTCAGCTATGACGGGGTGCTGCTATTGATGCCTGATCCCATGGACCCCATTGAGCGCACCGGGCTGATTATAAACACCGGTTTCGCCGGCATAAACAAGGCTGAACATTCTCAAGTAACAGAAAAAACCGCTGTGCCACTGCCTGAGGAATGGACTGCTTACAGCCTGAGCACTCCAGGCAGTCCGGCCACCATGTCCTGGATCCGGGCTCTGCGCCAAAAGCTGCGGGGCAAGGAACATATCCTGCTGCCCTATGTCAGCGGAGTTGTGCTCCAGGATGCTGCAGGCAGGGAAATATCTCCGGCAGGGCTGTCCATAAGCCGCAGGGAGGCTCTTCTGCTGGGAGTGGATTATCCTCCCTGGGGAGGTTTTACCGGCAGTGCAGCACCGGCGGACAGACTGACCCGGGTTCTTTTGCCTGAAGATTTTGATTCCGGGCTGGAGATGGTTTTTCATGGAGTGCTGCAGCTGGATATAGAGCTTCAAAAGGCTGGAACCACAGATCTTCAAAGGCTCCTGGTCCCGGCGGAGCTCATGGGTGTGCTTAGAACAGCCAGCCAGCGCGGAGTGAAGCTGGAATCCGAGTCAGGGGAGTTTGCCATGGTCAGGGGCGGCTTCAGGGGTTTTCGCCTGTATACCGAAAGTATTGACGATGTTCCCGGCGTGTACAGGAAGCTGCAGGAAGAGGACATGGAGGTTCTGGCCCAGGTGGAAACCATTCAGCGCATTCAGGTGCTGGATGCCGGTCTTACCAGGCTTTATTCCCTGTTGGCCCTGCTGGGAATAAGCGGTGGAACAGCGGTTTTGCTTTCCAGCCTTTATGCTGCGGTGGAACGGCTGCGCAGGGACCTGGGGGTACTGCGCTTAGTGGGCCTGGGACGCAGGCATGTGTTTTTTCTGCCCATGGTCCAGGGACTGATGATAGCTGCTGCCGGGCTGATGCTTGGTTTTGCCTGCTACTACACCCTGGCGGCAATGATCAATCATACCTTTGCCTCGGAGCTGGCCCCGGGGGAGAGGTTCTGCTCCCTGCCCCTGAGTTATAAGGGCGGAATAGTTTTTCTGACCACCTGCCTGGCCCTGGCCGGCTCGCTGGTGGCTGCCTGGAGGGCAACGCGCATAGATCCGGCCGAAGTAATCCGGGATAACTGA
- a CDS encoding ABC transporter ATP-binding protein produces MIHLDNLYKRREQAGSVFELFVPELKIAPGRMVALVGDSGCGKSTLLDMLALVMQPTRVGRFILNPGREQDAAIDVQSLWENGLESHLARLRRNFMGYILQTGGLLSFLSVMDNVCLPARIKGSKDYLTQVTALAARLGIEHCLKRKPDYLSIGQRQRAAILRAMAHGPALVLADEPTAAVDKARARIIMQDLQSVTRESGTAVVVVTHDTELVTDADVTYSFVLGQSSEGLVRAECRRSK; encoded by the coding sequence GTGATACATCTGGATAACCTGTATAAGCGGCGGGAGCAGGCCGGCAGCGTATTTGAGCTGTTTGTGCCGGAGCTGAAAATCGCCCCGGGGCGGATGGTGGCTCTGGTGGGAGACAGCGGCTGCGGCAAGAGTACGCTTCTGGACATGCTGGCCCTGGTCATGCAGCCCACCCGGGTAGGGAGGTTCATCCTCAATCCCGGCCGGGAGCAGGATGCTGCCATTGATGTGCAGTCCCTGTGGGAAAACGGTCTGGAGTCCCACCTGGCCCGGCTCCGACGCAACTTCATGGGCTATATTCTGCAGACAGGCGGTCTGCTGTCCTTTTTAAGCGTTATGGACAACGTGTGCCTGCCGGCCAGAATAAAGGGCAGCAAGGATTATCTGACGCAGGTGACAGCTCTGGCTGCAAGACTGGGCATTGAGCACTGCCTGAAACGCAAACCGGATTACCTGTCCATAGGCCAGCGCCAGCGTGCGGCCATCTTGCGGGCCATGGCCCACGGTCCGGCTCTGGTCCTGGCTGACGAGCCCACAGCAGCAGTGGACAAGGCCAGGGCCAGGATCATCATGCAGGATCTGCAAAGCGTCACCCGGGAGTCGGGCACGGCTGTGGTGGTGGTCACCCACGATACCGAACTGGTGACGGATGCGGACGTCACTTACAGCTTTGTCCTGGGCCAGAGCAGTGAAGGCCTGGTCCGGGCTGAGTGCAGGCGGAGCAAATGA
- a CDS encoding vWA domain-containing protein, protein MKPEVSFLNQSRCFLAALTAIFVFFCLSSPAAGSEDPSSDNHGLMLAGLSELEGTHGHGPSSLDDLEGDHGHGPSGLDALEGTHGHDEMAVQDDGVICPEDSVCLEAETQLPLRLLPRPFSHVYSEPAADSDNIVIANIPAFHPLFVFERRDIDMSDPASPGGWYRVGQSRDDHQGWMQAADVMEWRQALLVSYTHPGGQIEGRNPVLMFRDLDSLKELVDDFGRQDRAREIYQGIETGDVPGEIVSMEPQRFVDITKQFYILPILDWEETSIMGDDVRLLQLAAAVPEQRGADTLDDEEYSSQARIQRGDQAGAAMEDLNVDIVFTIDTTRSMQPFIDMTREAVVKMVQDFTDDTAARFRFGLVGFRDCIDTVPWLEYDVLNFTPELVDGDRLIHLLEHELEETEVGSGDYAEEGFAGVDEALRSDWRDNSLRFMVFITDASSNPKGDPQNTTGKDEHDLRREADDAQVHILAIHLLDPRATEDHPIATPQYMKLSQVRGSSESAYTSVDAFEQEEYQALVDDIVMEINDLLQKALGTDDDAAAATAQVQDEPQEVGQGQEAVGKLWEAALVEYIGQSASPPKDIVAWAMDRDLVYTADRSLEVRVLVNRDQLSSLAQALDNVIQALMRAEVTQMQFFEALQSVSSQTMQSPEDISGAGRLADTGLLPSFIQALPYKSDILSLNDEMFASMTAEQRSQLEWNILAKLEQYRAINEQVDVWFRLNETDPDREMVYPLHLDYLP, encoded by the coding sequence TTGAAACCGGAAGTCAGTTTTTTAAACCAGTCGAGGTGCTTTCTTGCGGCCCTGACTGCGATTTTTGTGTTTTTTTGTCTGTCCTCGCCTGCGGCAGGCTCCGAGGATCCGTCCTCAGATAACCATGGACTGATGCTGGCAGGTCTTTCAGAGCTGGAGGGAACACACGGCCACGGACCATCCAGCCTGGATGACCTGGAGGGAGATCATGGTCACGGCCCATCCGGGCTTGATGCCCTGGAGGGCACACACGGCCACGATGAGATGGCTGTCCAGGATGACGGTGTAATCTGCCCGGAAGACTCGGTCTGCCTGGAAGCTGAAACCCAGCTCCCCCTGAGGCTGCTGCCGCGTCCTTTTTCCCATGTATACAGTGAACCTGCAGCGGATTCGGATAATATTGTCATTGCCAATATTCCGGCCTTTCATCCTTTGTTTGTATTTGAACGAAGAGACATCGACATGAGTGATCCGGCCAGTCCCGGCGGCTGGTACCGGGTGGGGCAGTCCAGAGATGATCACCAGGGATGGATGCAGGCCGCAGACGTTATGGAATGGCGTCAGGCCCTGCTGGTTTCCTATACCCACCCGGGAGGACAGATTGAGGGGCGAAATCCTGTGCTCATGTTCCGGGACCTGGACAGTCTGAAAGAACTTGTTGACGATTTCGGGCGTCAGGACAGGGCCCGCGAGATCTACCAGGGCATTGAGACGGGCGATGTGCCCGGGGAAATAGTGAGCATGGAGCCCCAGCGTTTCGTGGATATCACCAAGCAGTTCTACATCCTGCCCATCCTGGACTGGGAAGAGACCAGCATCATGGGCGATGACGTGCGCCTTCTGCAGTTGGCAGCAGCCGTGCCCGAGCAGCGCGGGGCCGACACCCTGGATGACGAGGAATACAGCTCCCAGGCACGGATTCAGCGCGGTGATCAGGCCGGGGCCGCCATGGAGGATCTGAATGTAGACATAGTCTTTACCATTGACACCACCCGGAGCATGCAGCCCTTTATCGATATGACCAGGGAAGCTGTGGTGAAAATGGTCCAGGACTTTACAGATGATACAGCAGCACGTTTCCGTTTCGGGCTGGTGGGTTTCAGGGACTGCATCGACACCGTCCCCTGGCTGGAATACGATGTGCTAAACTTCACTCCGGAACTGGTGGACGGTGATAGGCTCATCCACCTGCTGGAACATGAGCTTGAAGAGACCGAAGTAGGCAGTGGGGACTATGCAGAGGAAGGCTTCGCCGGCGTGGACGAGGCCCTGCGCTCCGACTGGAGGGATAATTCTCTTCGTTTCATGGTTTTCATCACCGACGCCAGCTCCAACCCCAAAGGTGACCCACAGAACACCACCGGCAAGGATGAGCATGACCTGCGCCGGGAAGCAGACGATGCCCAGGTACATATTCTGGCCATTCACCTTCTGGACCCCAGGGCAACGGAGGATCATCCCATAGCCACCCCGCAGTATATGAAGCTCTCCCAGGTAAGGGGCAGCAGCGAATCGGCCTACACCTCCGTGGATGCTTTTGAGCAGGAAGAATATCAGGCACTGGTGGATGATATAGTCATGGAGATTAACGATCTGCTGCAAAAGGCGCTGGGCACAGACGATGATGCCGCAGCTGCCACAGCCCAGGTCCAGGACGAACCCCAGGAGGTGGGCCAGGGACAGGAGGCTGTGGGCAAGCTCTGGGAAGCGGCCCTAGTGGAGTACATCGGACAGTCCGCAAGCCCTCCCAAGGATATTGTGGCCTGGGCCATGGACCGGGATCTGGTCTACACTGCGGACCGTTCCCTGGAGGTGCGGGTGCTTGTGAACAGGGATCAGCTGAGCTCCCTGGCCCAGGCCCTGGACAATGTCATTCAGGCCCTCATGCGCGCAGAAGTGACCCAGATGCAGTTTTTCGAGGCCCTGCAGAGCGTTTCCAGTCAGACCATGCAGAGTCCTGAGGATATATCCGGTGCCGGCAGGCTGGCTGATACCGGCCTGCTGCCGTCCTTTATCCAGGCCCTGCCGTATAAAAGCGATATCCTGTCTTTAAATGACGAGATGTTCGCCAGCATGACCGCTGAGCAGAGATCCCAGCTGGAGTGGAATATCCTGGCCAAGCTGGAGCAGTACAGGGCCATTAATGAGCAGGTGGATGTATGGTTCAGGCTTAATGAAACCGATCCGGACCGGGAAATGGTTTATCCCCTGCATCTGGATTATCTGCCATGA
- a CDS encoding LuxR C-terminal-related transcriptional regulator: protein MNIPAFIMFAGFIFWLLAFPMDGILLTEEGGRPLILYFLFPHIAALYLLSFFLRKRLRFLADAGVILAGITTLAFPFHPEYAHVLLFLCGPAAAPVMIRMGVLLKAEPNFLKHIFLGLILGNLLTIGVTIAPAGYWAYVLTAICLGLSLGRPTIILDAPLKKILLHQPLIFVLYTLAGLMYGFLAPGYFAGDPLPGMEIFFYMAAIFLAWYFFSRELNSLIYIAVALAILSQPALYDLNPLFFTSGIFSMQASMGFADFFVLALAISHCDPARGIGINSATLCLGIAAGVMVSMTHLEMVTMVAVMGNVALALSIVLLMVIRRKKSAQEHETSSVQVFQDPLYTPESTETAEEIPELETRKEVQLPAKVTGMLSQREKEVLEKVLVNGRLYRDAAQEMGISESTVKTYMKRIYIKTGVKSRKDLDELCGGR from the coding sequence ATGAATATTCCAGCCTTTATTATGTTTGCCGGATTCATTTTCTGGCTCCTGGCCTTCCCCATGGACGGAATCCTCCTGACGGAAGAAGGGGGAAGACCGCTGATTCTTTATTTTCTCTTCCCTCACATAGCTGCACTTTACCTTCTGTCCTTTTTTTTAAGAAAAAGACTGAGATTTCTGGCTGATGCCGGGGTGATTCTGGCTGGGATCACAACTCTTGCCTTTCCCTTCCATCCGGAATATGCGCACGTCCTGCTCTTTCTTTGCGGGCCTGCTGCAGCCCCGGTCATGATAAGGATGGGGGTTCTGCTTAAGGCAGAGCCCAATTTTCTGAAACACATCTTCCTGGGTCTGATACTTGGCAATCTGCTGACCATAGGAGTCACCATAGCCCCTGCTGGATACTGGGCCTATGTGCTGACAGCCATCTGCCTGGGGCTTTCCCTGGGCAGACCTACCATCATCCTGGATGCCCCCCTGAAAAAGATATTGTTGCATCAGCCCCTGATCTTTGTCCTGTATACCCTGGCCGGGCTCATGTACGGATTTCTGGCTCCCGGGTATTTTGCGGGGGATCCCCTGCCGGGCATGGAAATCTTTTTTTATATGGCTGCGATCTTTCTGGCCTGGTATTTTTTTTCCAGGGAGCTAAACAGTCTTATCTATATCGCCGTGGCCCTGGCCATCCTTTCCCAGCCCGCCCTGTATGATCTTAATCCTTTGTTTTTCACCTCAGGTATATTCTCCATGCAGGCATCCATGGGTTTTGCGGATTTCTTTGTTTTGGCCCTGGCCATCAGCCACTGCGATCCTGCCAGAGGAATAGGCATCAACTCTGCAACGTTATGTCTGGGAATAGCTGCCGGAGTAATGGTCAGCATGACCCACCTGGAAATGGTCACCATGGTGGCGGTCATGGGCAATGTGGCCCTGGCTCTTAGCATTGTCCTGCTTATGGTGATCAGAAGGAAAAAATCTGCCCAGGAGCATGAAACCAGCTCAGTACAGGTATTTCAGGATCCCCTCTACACGCCGGAATCAACTGAAACGGCCGAGGAAATTCCTGAGTTAGAGACAAGGAAAGAGGTTCAGCTTCCGGCAAAGGTCACGGGCATGCTTTCCCAGCGGGAAAAAGAGGTTCTGGAGAAAGTACTGGTCAATGGCAGGCTTTACAGGGATGCCGCCCAGGAGATGGGTATCTCGGAATCAACAGTGAAGACGTACATGAAAAGAATATACATAAAGACCGGGGTCAAATCCAGAAAAGACCTGGACGAGTTGTGCGGGGGGCGGTAA